The proteins below come from a single Malus domestica chromosome 03, GDT2T_hap1 genomic window:
- the LOC103432087 gene encoding mitogen-activated protein kinase 19-like yields MMRPDHQNKELKEMDFFTEYGEANRYKILEVIGKGSYGVVCAAIDTHTGEKVAIKKIHDIFEHISDAFRILREVKLLRLLRHPDIVEIKRIMLPPSKKEFKDIYVVFELMESDLHQVIKANDDLTREHLQFFLYQMLRALKYMHTANVYHRDLKPKNILANANCKLKVCDFGLARVAFNDTPTTIFWTDYVATRWYRAPELCGSFLSKYTPAIDIWSIGCIFAEVLTGKPLFPGKSVIHQLDLITDLLGTPPLETISGVRNEKARKYLEMQRKPPVPFTQKFPKADPLALRLLQRLLAFDPKDRPTAEQALADPYFKGLAKVEREPSCQPISKMEFEFERRRVTKEDIRELIYREILEYHPQLLKDYMNGTEGTSFMYPSAIGQFRKQFAYLEENGGKSGPVIPPERKHVSLPRSTVHSSTVPPNAQSNLVSYENRQTQEASSSFRVTDTISGNAPKVSRPPPRVPTAKPGRVVGPILPYENGRNVKEMYDPRMLYRNAVPPQSVSPHCFFRIHTANQDKAGVEVQRYESHAKLQPQPEQCNLAAKSSPGMAIEVNTNPYYPPPAKVDQLNSIDSKLLHAQSQFGPVGAAAVAVAAAAHRNTGAVQYGLS; encoded by the exons ATGATGCGTCCTGATCACCAAAATAAg GAGCTGAAAGAGATGGACTTTTTCACCGAATATGGTGAAGCTAATAGATATAAGATTCTCGAAGTCATAGGGAAGGGAAGTTATGGGGTTGTTTGTGCAGCTATTGACACACATACTGGGGAGAAAGTTGCAATAAAGAAAATACATGATATCTTTGAGCACATCTCTGATGCCTTTAGGATCTTGCGTGAAGTTAAGTTGCTTAGACTTTTAAGACATCCTGATATTGTTGAAATTAAGAGGATCATGTTGCCACCTTCAAAGAAAGAGTTCAAAgatatttatgttgtttttgagCTCATGGAGTCAGATCTTCACCAAGTTATCAAGGCTAATGATGACTTGACCCGCGAACACCTTCAATTCTTTCTTTACCAGATGTTACGTGCTTTGAAATATATGCATACAG CAAATGTGTATCATCGAGATCTTAAGCCAAAAAATATACTGGCAAATGCAAATTGCAAGCTCAAAGTTTGTGATTTTGGACTAGCAAGAGTTGCCTTTAATGATACTCCAACAACAATATTTTGGACA GACTATGTTGCTACAAGATGGTATAGAGCTCCAGAATTATGTGGGTCATTCCTTTCCAAG TACACACCTGCAATTGATATATGGAGTATTGGCTGCATCTTTGCCGAGGTATTGACAGGGAAGCCATTGTTTCCGGGTAAAAGCGTTATTCATCAATTAGATTTGATCACTGATCTCCTCGGAACACCTCCGCTCGAGACCATCTCTGGA GTTAGAAATGAGAAGGCAAGGAAATACTTGGAAATGCAGAGAAAACCTCCTGTGCCGTTTACACAAAAATTTCCTAAAGCAGATCCTCTAGCACTGCGCCTATTACAAAGGCTATTGGCTTTTGACCCAAAGGATAGACCAACTGCTGAGCAG GCACTAGCTGATCCTTACTTCAAGGGTCTAGCCAAAGTTGAGAGAGAACCTTCTTGTCAGCCTATTTCgaagatggaatttgaatttgaaaggcGTAGAGTCACAAAGGAGGACATCAGGGAGCTAATTTACCGGGAAATACTAGAATACCATCCTCAGCTACTTAAGGACTACATGAATGGGACTGAAGGCACAAGTTTTATGTATCCGAG TGCAATAGGCCAATTCAGAAAGCAGTTTGCTTATCTTGAGGAAAATGGTGGGAAAAGTGGACCGGTTATTCCTCCAGAGAGGAAGCATGTCTCCCTTCCACG ATCCACCGTTCACTCAAGTACAGTCCCCCCTAATGCACAGTCAAATTTGGTCTCGTATGAGAACCGACAGACACAAGAGGCTTCTAGCAGTTTTAGAGTAACGGACACAATTTCTGGAAATGCACCAAAAGTTTCAAGGCCACCACCGAGGGTGCCAACAG CAAAACCTGGGCGAGTTGTTGGACCAATTCTTCCATACGAGAATGGCAGAAATGTGAAGGAAATGTATGATCCGAGGATGTTATACAGAAACGCAGTTCCTCCTCAGTCTGTCTCTCCACACTGCTTCTTCAGAATTCATACTGCCAATCAAGACAAGGCTGGAGTGGAGGTGCAGAGGTATGAATCACATGCTAAACTGCAACCCCAACCCGAACAGTGCAACTTAGCAGCAAAGTCTTCTCCGGGCATGGCCATTGAAGTCAATACGAACCCATACTACCCGCCACCCGCCAAAGTAGATCAATTAAACTCGATAGATTCAAAATTACTGCACGCGCAATCTCAGTTTGGTCCTGTAGGTGCCGCAGCTGTAGCTGTAGCTGCAGCTGCTCACCGGAACACTGGAGCTGTTCAGTATGGATTGTCTTGA